GAAACTCAAcacaaaaactgttattttctccaatatatatgtataaatatatatcaaaattttagaaaacattcaaaatacattaaatctGACAAAAATACAGGACCTTTAAACTGTACTTCCACATGCATCTCAAATATCACAATGCCCAGACAAGATCAGCGCTAATAAAGTGCAAAATCACATTCTCCAGCAGTAACTCCTATACTACAGAGTAGCTATTGCAGTATTAAATGGCTTTTTAAGATATgcttataaaaaaaactagatTTCCTATAGATTCATCTTAAACCTTATAAATCACTTGAAAATACATGACATTTATCAATAGGCCCAGTGAAATGTACCAAACGGCTGATAGCACTGAGAATAgaatggaggagagaaacacatgGAAATCCTTTTTTCAGTGTGAAATACTGAGGCCAAGCAAGCTCTGTGGGCGTATGCAGGAAATTTACATAAACGTCCTGACAGGTTTTCTTCTCTTATGTGTAGCTTcattccaaacaggaagagaaggaCAATTTCACAAAGTAAGTAACCCCGATGATCAGGAAGGTAACAAGTAACAGCGCTGGATTAGCACTGCTCAAGCAAAATGTTCACTTAACTACATTCAAATCCTCCCGTTATCATAGTCTGCCCCTGTCTCATTCAGTGTCACACTGGACACTGAGTTTTGATACATTAAACATTAGCCGTGTTTCTACACCTCTCATCAAAGTATTGCACCTGAAACGCAGTCACTTAGGGATGAAATGTCCTTAACTACGGAAGCCACAAcactttctcttccctcccttttGATTTCATGTCCAGTGATTAAAGCTATTTGATCAAAAGGCAATCAAGAAAATTCAAGCACAAATACTAttacaatttgtttttaaaatctcaAATTCATACACGtgagcagaaacacaaatacattaaagATATTTAGCTCCCATCAAATCCACTTGAGAGTGATAGGGGATGTCTTTAATATTTCCATCTTCTCGTCAGGCAACATCAAATTCCTCAATCACAAGAGTGATTCAGATATATCCTCTTCGAGCCTCGTCCCACATTACCATAAACGGCGTCCAGTGTAGTTAACTGGGGCTGTGGGCATCtacgagagagggaggcagaaaaacaaaggccCATTGAGTTAAGTTATTGAGTGATTAAGagaggctgacacacacagagggagtaTTTCTGCCCAACTTACCGTGCCACCGTTCATGACCAGAGCCATCTCAGTGGGTTGGTACACATGACCTCTGAAGGCGATGCCAGGACGCGCACTCCCTTGGCTGCCGTGGTACGTTCCACTCCGGAGAGCTGACAGAccaacagagacacagaacACAAGTTCAATGTGTCACATCTCAAAAATGATAATCATTCCAGCATGGACAATACCCACTTTGACAGATGTGCTGTGCTCCTGAGACAATCCTACACATACTGAGGTATGACTTTCCCAGCAGCTGGGTAACTCAGATAATGTGACAGGAAGTCTAGGCATCAACATTAAGATGGTCGTAAACTATGCCGGATACAAAGTTGATCacataaaagcagtaaaagggcaatacaaataataaatcatataaaataaaagttgataAGAAAATTATAAGAAGACGATAAATAAGACGACGGGAATGTCCCTTTTATTTTCCCCATAGGCGAAGTTAAATGAGAGGGAAAACTTCCCTGAATGTCTCATCAGTACAAAATTAAACATCGCATTAGGAAGTATCTGATTCTTTGGTGAAAGGTTAAACATACACAACTGTTTGAGGTCAGGAAGGTAACAACAACTTCCAAACTGCATTTTGGCTGTGTCACAAGCACACATTACATAAATATTGGTAAAttgaattttcttttatttctggaTATAGAAGCTTCAAAGACCTGATCACTAGCTGAGTAGGATGTGAGTGAATGGAGTGGCACCACCAGCGGGAAACAACAAACTGTAATGAGGTaaaactgtgtttttgtcttgtttatcTCTTATGATATAAAGAGACAGAATGACTCAATGACTAACACCAGCAAACTTTATAGCCACTGTAAACCACAACTCAATAATTCTTGCTTTGAGGTGATTAAACACtatttgcaaatactgtttaTCATTTCTGCCAGAAGATTCCCCATAAATCCTACGCACAGTTTTTCACATCCTGTGTCTTCTTTCCATGGCACTTGCAAGTATTCCGACAAAAGCTCATTACTCGCTTACTCTAGAGCAGAGATTTTAGAGACAAGGAGGCTGAGACATGGCTTACACCGCATAATCCATCAGAAAAAGTATCAGATACTCTAACGTCGACctttcaaacaaaaaataaatcctccCATGCCTTTGCTTACACTGTGTTACAtgacttcctctctgactccatCATTGCCTCCTCCTCAGTCAGCTGAACAAATGTCAACCTCCTGAAGTCTGCTTTCCTGGAAAACACTCGTGATTTCTTTCTGCCACCTCCTCCACTCTTTGTTTGTCCCGGTTCCTCATACTTTAGCTCCTCATCTGTGCATTTGGCTTGGTAATAAATACAGAGAGCTGCTGTCAAAATGAGTCATAAATCTTCCTGTGGGGAATTTCACAGGGTTTGATTGGAATTTGGATAGTGTACTGTGGCTAGAAGTGAGCAACACTCTGCTTTATTACACTTCTGGCAGGGCATTGATGTGATCAACAACTTGCAGGTTGAACAGGGCTTTGATGTGCATGTTATGGTTTGAATGGTTTATAGCTttgaattaaatttaaatttgattcataattacatttaatattCACCTGCACCATGTTTTGTTTGAGTCAGTTTGTTTGGTTATTTCTCCGTATagtagttagcaggattacacaaatacTTATGAATGGATTACCATAAAACCTGCTGGAAGGATTTGATACTGGTGAGGGAAGAACCCATCAaaatttggtgtggatctggagtgcttcactttttttaaatattgtgatttatggtttttcaatgtttttgttgatttcccacagaataattcatggatctctggggctgatatttatgagcgtctacaatttggtgcagatgtaaataaaaatctggatatAGTGAATTTGAACGGGATTCTCCTGTCAAACGTGTATGGTGAATATTTTTTGCCTATTCACTGTCATAGACCAGTGACCTGTCAACCAATTACTGTGGACTGTCGAGTGAGTAAATTAATTCTTAAAGCATGACACCACTTTTCTTAGGTAAGGAGTTCTCTCAGTCCCTCTCTGCAAGTTGTTGCTAAAGCTCTTAATTGGAAGCTATAGGCTGGGACATTTTCAATGTAGTTTTTATGTCAACAGCCCTGGTCACTGTTGAAAATCACCGTAAATGAACCAGTTAACCAGAGACCAACCTTCTACACAATTTCTTTTCTACACATTTTTCATTCCTCTCTTCTCACAAACattctcacaaacaaacacacatttggcTTACTTGCACTGTGCTCCTCCATAGAAAAGGTTGGTTGGTTTTCTGGGAAGGGTCGGTGAGGGCGTGCAGGGAGCTCATCCCCAAAATGTGGAGGAGGGGACGTGTGACTGGTGTCGAAGAAATCTTGCGTGATGGACTGTTGAGGATTTCGGAGACACAGGTGCGCCTCTGGAATGGCATGGAACAGCAGCAGGATCCATCCCTGAATAACCAGGGCCACCGCCAGCGCAGGCTCATCCAGCACTTTGACATCTTTCTTCCCTCCACCACCTAACCTTTCTCCTTTCCCCTTTCCCCTCAAACCCTGACTGCCGTAGAGATAAAACCCCAGCCAAGCCACCCACAGCAATGCTGAAGCCAGACTGGACAGGAAGAGCCACACAGCATTACACTTCCATTTCCGTTTTtcactctctgcttctctgtcttcttcacttccacctcctccttcgtCCCCaaactctcctccacagagcacCACCCCCAGAGAAAGCCCCATGGCTATGAGGAGCAGCCCCAGGGTGTaggtgcatgtcagagcaaagtCCAAAGGTGGATATTCGCAGGCCGGGTGACCCTCCCTGACAACAGTCAGCAGGACCCATTCAGCAGAGATGATGCCCTGAACCAAGGCCAAGGCCAGGCCAAGCGCTGCCAGGGTGCTGCCCGATGGGCTTGTCTTGCCAGCCACCAGCCTCCTGAGCCTCACACCCTGCACGAGCAAACTGGAGAAGCAGAGGGCAAAGAGAGGCCCCCAGAAGGCCCGGCGGACCACACACAGCGCCTGGTTCTTCCCCACCAGGAAAgccagagagatggagaaaaggccgagaagcgtgccaaggagcaggagaagaggccCCGTGCCGGAGCGCCTGGCGGGGTCAGAAATAGAGCGCAGCTTGACAAGCAGGAGGACAGTGATTACCAGAGAGGTGAGACCCCCGCAGCAGGCCACAGCCTCCAGGACCACTCCCCAGACTGACTCCAGGTCACACAGCACTCTGTACGGAGGGTCCACATCCTCACTGCACCcccgaggaggagaagaggggtgGGATGAACCATGGCCGATCAGTGATAGGAGGCAGATGATTATCGGGCTGACGGCCATcttagaaacacagagacaaaaacaaatgcagtgaTATAGACAGAGAAAGggttaaaggaaaaaaagagagatacaTGTCGAGAAAGAGATAAACAACAGGAGTGACATTGTGGAAGAAGatccagagaggagggaggcacAGATGAATGTAGatataaattacttttattatattagtCTACAGAGGGTCTCCATGATGCACGACATACTGCTGAAACAGCAGCCAACAAAATGAAGCTGTTATATATCAAACATCAAAATGTTTCTACCTCTTTCAgattcacaaaacacacacacactcatgtactCACAGCACAGAGCTGCTTTTAGCACTGGGCAATGGTTTCCATGGGAACGGGAAACAGCGTGGGCTGACTACATTGCGTACTGGGCTTTTGAGAAGTCGAGTTTCAGTAACCGAAAGCACAGAGGAACGCacgactacacacacacactaacacacgcacacatgcacacagacacacacacagtcatgtctcaatgacttcagaggacattgcaTTGACAAACATTCATTACATGCAGACTAACTCTCaccttaaaacatgtatttattttaccgTGTCATTATTAACGCCATTGGTTGTCTGCTTTTTTGTGCTCATAAGAAAGACAAGTCCTCATAGCGggacagatttaggtccccacaacatgggccacacacaaacacacacacacgcatacacacacattgtttcaACTTACTTCAGAGGATCTTTATTGACATTATTCCTCAGCCCCAAGATCGACATAATTTAACTAGTGTTAGTAACTATAATAATTGGTGATCCACTCTCATTTTTGAAAATATCCTCATTTCATGCATTGGagtacacatagacacacacacacacgtacacgtacacacatatgagaataacacaaaacatgaaaacaccaTTAAAACCATTTCATTCTCGAATTAAAAAACTCCAAACTCACCtcagacatattcttgaattgAATCTTGATTTATTGAGGGTGAAGTGGCGTCATACTTTTCCAGTCTGCATCACTTCAACTTGTCAAAGTGTCGGCGTAATCCCAGCTAATGAATTCCTCTCGGCAGCAGCAACAAAACAGTTTCCATTTTGCTTCTGAAAATGTCTCTAATGACGCGCTCAGTGCTCACAGCTCCCACTGTTTTGAAGTAGAAAATAACACACTTTGAGAGACCAGTAATGTCCTGCTGCTCCAGTGACACGTCCGGCTGCTCCGAGAAGAATCCACAATTATGATGCATGCCTTGATGCTTCACACACCCACATAGTCAAATATATCTTCTGTCTCCCTTTCACTCTTCTCTCTCACCGTCTCTgcccctctctcgctccccctgtcctcctctctctattCATTCTCTCTCCGTGCCTGTGCTCCTCTGTCCCTGCTTCACGCTGAATGTGCGGAGGTGTCAGCAGAGATGCAATCCCAGCTTTACCTCTGTTCACCTACACTCGGGGAGTTCAATTTGCTGATGCACCTGTCTTACAATGAAGAAGATAGGGAGAAGGTACAGCATGTAAGCTTGGCGACGTACTGCAAATCCCATATTAGTCACCCGTTTGCACATCTCCCTGCTGTTTCCTGCCCTCGTCCTCCCACGTCTTCCTCATGCTGCTTATACAATTCTCCCTCACAACCAGAACCGTGGGTCATGTAGATTCATCTGTAATCACCAGATTTGACCACACCAATAAGAAGCCTGCTCAGCCTcctaatggtgtgtgtgtgtgttgcagaatGGAGATGGGATTTGGACAGAGAGGGGCAGATGGTCAATCCAAACAAAGGTGAGCCTGGTGGCCACGTGGCCGTCCTCATAGAGAGTGTTACATAATACCCTTGAAGACGTGATTCAGCCAAGTGTCCCTTTAGAGTGCATTTATCTCATCCCCTGGAGGGGGCGTCATGTCGGGTTGGAAAGGGACATAACATGACAAGGGGCAACAATTGTACCCGCTAATTGAGTCTCTTTGTTTCACAGTACTGGAGATTGAAGCTGATAGATATCAGTCAGCTCACTGAGTGATAGATGTCGAACACTTGAGAAGCCAAAGCTGGTTTGTGATGAACAAATACATTCTCAGACAAACAGATGCAAGATGCAACTAAAGGTGTGCACACATGCAGCCTTGAAGGAACAGCACATCAGCTGTAGAGAGCACAGTGCCTGAGAACATTGCAAGAACAGAGCTGTGACAGTAATGTGTCTGCAATGTTCCTTTGATTTCCCAGAGGACATGCCAACACGAGTAATACTTTTCCAAGCAGACATTACAGTTAGGTCCCGATCACACAGGCGCGACTGCGAGGCGAATATCACGGGTCAAAGTTCACGTGCCTCGCCACAgcatgtaaatgttttattccccTCCTCGCTATCACAAATTTGGCCGGAGAAGGATGAAGGAATTTACTCTTTTTGTAGCAGAAGACAGTGAAAGTCCGGCAACACATTATTATTCGCTATCAAAATTAACAATATATCAGTTCAAAACCAAAGATTTCCAACATCAACGTACGTGAACTGTGTACCTGTTGTAAGAGGACACAGAATTACGATTCATCCATCTGTACTATGCATCGTATGGAAATTAGTTGCATACAAATATGGTTGATTTAACAGAGCCACAACCATGTAGCTGACAACCCCCTCTGGCAGTCGAGAGAGGCTAATCCAGACCTTGAGTCGTGATATTATGTAAGCGGAAGGAGCAACTGTGATTGGTGATATCAGGGAGATGACTGTAATGATGAATGCGTGGAATGGTGCTTTAGAAGCTTATAGTCATTGCTTAATTCACCATCATTGAGGGAAATACTCAGGTGCATAACAATGActacagcagacattttgaatcATTAATGCAGGAAAAGTACAGGTTTTTCTTAAAGACTAATAGTAATTATATCAGTTTATTGATCTGGGCCATTTttatgaaatattattattcaagTCATTTCGAAAGCCAAGAtgctacatttatttttgaaaggGAGAATTTGACACTTTCTCCTTTTAAGTGT
The sequence above is a segment of the Limanda limanda chromosome 2, fLimLim1.1, whole genome shotgun sequence genome. Coding sequences within it:
- the gprc5bb gene encoding G protein-coupled receptor, class C, group 5, member Bb — translated: MAVSPIIICLLSLIGHGSSHPSSPPRGCSEDVDPPYRVLCDLESVWGVVLEAVACCGGLTSLVITVLLLVKLRSISDPARRSGTGPLLLLLGTLLGLFSISLAFLVGKNQALCVVRRAFWGPLFALCFSSLLVQGVRLRRLVAGKTSPSGSTLAALGLALALVQGIISAEWVLLTVVREGHPACEYPPLDFALTCTYTLGLLLIAMGLSLGVVLCGGEFGDEGGGGSEEDREAESEKRKWKCNAVWLFLSSLASALLWVAWLGFYLYGSQGLRGKGKGERLGGGGKKDVKVLDEPALAVALVIQGWILLLFHAIPEAHLCLRNPQQSITQDFFDTSHTSPPPHFGDELPARPHRPFPENQPTFSMEEHSATLRSGTYHGSQGSARPGIAFRGHVYQPTEMALVMNGGTMPTAPVNYTGRRLW